GACCGGATCGCCGTGATGTACCGGGGCAGGATCGTCGGCATCGTGCCGGCCGACACCCCGCGCGACGTGCTGGGCCTGATGATGGCCGGCGCACAGGAGAACGCCGCATGACCGAGACAGCGCCTGCCCAGCAGGCCCCCCAGACCCACACCGTCCCGGCGAGCAACCGGGTGCTGCGCGACATCTTGCGCGGCGGCATCGTCACGACGGTCCTGGCGCTCGTCGCCGCGTTCATCGTCGGGGGCATCCTCATCGCCGTCACGGACGAGGACGTCGCCGAGGCCGCGGGGTACTTCTTCGCCCGCCCGGGCGACACGCTCTCGGCCATCTGGTCGGCCGTCGCCGGCGGATACGATGCGCTGTTCCGCGGCGCGATCTACAACACGCGCGCCGACGACTTCCTCACGGGCATCCGGTCGCTGACGAACTCGCTGGGAGCCGCCGCGCCGCTGATCGCCGCCGGTCTCGGCGTCGCGGTCGCGTTCCGGGTCGGCCTGTTCAACATCGGCGCGCAGGGACAGATCGTCTTCGGCGCCGCGTTCACGGCGCTGCTGACGTTCCAGCTGGACCTGCCGATGGCGCTGCAGCTTCCCATCACGCTGCTCGGCGGCATCGTGGGAGGTGCGATCTGGGCGGGCATCGCCGGCGTGCTGAAGGCCCGCACGGGCGCGCACGAGGTGATCCTGACGATCATGCTCAACTACATCGGCGTGCTGTTCGTCGAGTGGATGGTCAGCACGCAGGGCGTGCTGCAGAAGGCCGGCACGACGCAGCCCATCTCCGACCCGACGCCCGCCGGCGCGGTGTTCCCCGACCTGCTCGGGCCCTCGTTCCCGAACCTCGACCTGGGCTTCCTCCTCGTGGTGGTCGCGGCCGTGTTCGTGTGGTGGCTGCTCGAGCATTCGAGCCTGGGCCTGCGCATGCGCGCGGTGGGCGAGAACCCGCACGCCGCGAAGGCGGCCGGCATCTCGGTGCCGCGCATCTACGTCTATGCGATGCTGTTCGCGGGCGGCCTGGCGGGCCTTGCGGGCATGAACCAGATCCAGGGCGCGGTCACGAGCGGCTTCAACCAGCACATCGACGCGGGCTTCGGCTTCGACGCGATCACGGTCGCCCTGCTCGGCCGCAGCCGGGCGTGGGGCACGTTCGCCGCGGGCCTGCTGTTCGGCGCGCTCAAGGCGGGCGCCTATCAGATGCAGGC
The Microbacterium sp. JZ31 genome window above contains:
- a CDS encoding ABC transporter permease — translated: MTETAPAQQAPQTHTVPASNRVLRDILRGGIVTTVLALVAAFIVGGILIAVTDEDVAEAAGYFFARPGDTLSAIWSAVAGGYDALFRGAIYNTRADDFLTGIRSLTNSLGAAAPLIAAGLGVAVAFRVGLFNIGAQGQIVFGAAFTALLTFQLDLPMALQLPITLLGGIVGGAIWAGIAGVLKARTGAHEVILTIMLNYIGVLFVEWMVSTQGVLQKAGTTQPISDPTPAGAVFPDLLGPSFPNLDLGFLLVVVAAVFVWWLLEHSSLGLRMRAVGENPHAAKAAGISVPRIYVYAMLFAGGLAGLAGMNQIQGAVTSGFNQHIDAGFGFDAITVALLGRSRAWGTFAAGLLFGALKAGAYQMQAAGIPVDFVLVVQALVVLFVAAPPLVRTIFFLPKDDAEKSAKARAKAARKAVAQ